The following DNA comes from Chrysiogenes arsenatis DSM 11915.
CGCCAACAAGGATTACGATGCCGCGGCGGTTGCGAACTCGGTTATGCAGCGGATGATTTCGCGCGATGTGGTGAAAGCTGAGCAAATCGTTTCTATTTACAAATCGCAAACTTTCCCGACCACTGGTTACGGTCATGTCTACAACCTCCATCCTGAGTTGGCCAAAAAAGTGAAAGAGGCTTTCTTCTCCTTCCCATGGGCGGGCTCTACGTTAGAAGCGGAATTTTCCAAGTCGGGCGAAGCGCAATTTATCCCCATAACTTACAAAGAGCACTGGGCGGTAGTACGCACGATCGACCAAGCGATGAAAACCAAGTATGAGTGCCAGTAACACGGACTGTCTGCTGCGCCTCACAGAGCTTACCAAACGCTATCCTACGGGTGATCGTGCCTTGCGCGGGGTGAGCCTTTCGCTCCCACGCGGCCAAGTGATGGCGCTGATTGGCCCATCGGGTGCGGGGAAAAGTACGCTGATCCGGTGCGTCAATCGTTTGGTTGAACCCACCGGCGGGCAGATTTTTCTGGGAGATACCGAGCTGACGCGCCTGAGCCTGTCGGCGCTCCGTCAGCAGCGCCGCCGCATGGGGATGATTTTTCAGGAATACGCGTTGGTGGAACGACTCAGTGTTATGGAAAACGTCTTGTCGGGACGGCTCGGCTATGTTGGATTCTGGCGCAGTTTTCTGCGCCGCTACCCGCAAAGCGATATCGATGCAGCCTTTCGTTTGCTGGAGCGGGTCGGTCTTGATCAATTCGCCAATAAGCGTGCCGATGCTCTTTCTGGTGGTCAGCGGCAGCGGGTCGGCATCGCGCGAGCACTGATTCAGGATCCCGACATTCTGCTGGTAGATGAACCGACCGCCAGCCTTGATCCAAAAACATCGCGCCAGATTATGCGCTTGATCTGCGAACTATGCGCCGAAAAAGGGTTAGCGGCGGTCATCAATATTCACGATGTGGCGCTGGCGCAAATGTTTGCAGCGCGCATTGTCGGGCTGCGTCAGGGGGAAATTGTCTTTGACGGCTTGCCAGAAGAGCTGACACCCGACGCGCTGACCCGCATTTACGGCGAAGAGGACTGGAGCGCCGCGGTAGCCACCAGTGACGATGACGACGAATGTTCCACCCCGCAGTCCAATTTTCGGTTTACCGGAACCATGCCGCGCTTTGCGATGCAAGGGGCAACGACCTGATGACAACGCTGCGCACCTGGAAAGCACCACCGCTCATCCCAAATCCGTGGCTCCGCTATGCGTTCTCTCTCGGCGTGGTCGCTTACCTCTGGCTGGCCACCGCCAGCATCGAAGTCAATTGGCTGCGCGTGTATGAAGGGCTTGATCGCGGCGCGGCGTTCCTCGCCTCAGAAGCCGCGCGCGAATTGGCGCCTGTAGAAATTGCGAAATAACCCCACAGGCGCTGTCTTGATAGCGTCAAAGCGAATTTGACTACCACGAATAAATCAACAACTCCCGACTCTCCTTCCTTCCCTCCTTGCTACCCCCTACCGTATATTTTATGCTCATCTCCTCGCATCGCATACCACTAAAAAGCTCACGAATATCCGGGTGGTCGTTAATCGATATTATCATCTTACCTGCAATCGCCTTGGCCATTGCCGCCATTTTTATATAATGCTCAAATCCAAACTCGCACTCATACCCTGCTGTGTGCCAATACGGCGGATCGCAGTAGAAAAAGGTGTGTGGACGATCATACTTCGCAATACACGCATCCCACGACAGATGCTCGACATATACACGCTGTAACCGCAGGTGCGCTGCCGACAAATCCTCCTCAATGCGCGTAAGATTTAACTTCGGCGGGGCAGTAGTTGCCGTGCCGAACGTGGAATTTAGCTTTCCACCAAAGCCAAGTTTTTGAAGATAAAAAAACCGCGCAGCCCGCTGAATATCAGTCAGCGTATGCACGGGAGTATCCTTGAGCCACTCAAACATCTCCCTGCTACACAAGGAAGTACGAAACTGGAAAGTAAACTCGTTTAAATGATGCCTAACAACCCGATATAAATTGACCAGGTCGCTGTTAATATCATTGATTACCTCAACAGCTGATGGTGGCTTTAAGAAGAAAATCGCTGCTCCGCCTGCAAATGGCTCCACATAACACTCATGCTCTGGAAAGTTCGGGATAATCTTTTTCGCTAATCTCTTCTTGCCGCCCATCCACGGAATAATCGGTCGAGTCATAGCACCACCCTCCTCAGCTATTTTAGTGAGTGAACAAAAGGAAACCTCTCCAGAATATACCTTTGAAGCCCGCGCGCATCTGCATGGCTGGAGTGTGCCAACCACGACTGCACCGACTGGCGCACTCGTTCAATGCAAACCTCGCCAGCCTCATACTGAATCTTGAGCTTGCGCAACGTCCGCTTAATACGAGCAATCGAATCGTTACGCAACCGACGATGCGTCGTAAAAATCTTATAGCCCAGAAAGTCAAGCGCCCGCCCACGATGGGCTCCAACCGGAAAAACCTGCGTTTTCGCATTCGTGCGCAAACGGAGCACATCCCACAAAAACCCCTCAATAACCCGGCGCAGCTCGTGTAAATGGCTCTTATCCCAATGGACAATACAAAAATCATCCATATAGCGGACATAATAGCGTTCGCGCAGCGTGTGCTTTACATATAAATCCAGCTCGTGCAGGTAAATATTCGCAAACAACTGGCTAGTGAGATTACCAATCGGAATACCGCACAGCACAACCACACCCTCTCCCTCTACCGGTGCATCAATAATCCCGTCGAGCAACTCCAGTGTCTTTTCGCAACTTACCCGCTTGCGCAGTAAACACTTCAAGACTCCATGATCCACCGACGGAAAATAGCGAGCAATGTCCGCCTTCAGCACATAGACCGCGCCATGGTTGCGCTGCACAATGCGCAAAAAACGCTGTGCCCTATCCGCTCCTCGATGCGTCCCTTTTTCCGGTCGACACGCATAGCTATCAAAAATAAACCGCCGCTGCCAAAACGGCTCAATCGCAGCCACCAGCGCGTGCTGCACCACACGATCACGGAACGGCAGAGCGCTTATCATGCGCTGTTTTGGCTCATAGACAATAAAATTACGGTATCTCCCCACACGATACATATCCCACATCAGCTCATTTTGTAGCGCAATTAAATTCCCCTCCAAATCGCGCTCAAATTCCATTACCTCACAACGATCTCGCTTCCCCCTGCGTGCCCGCAAATACGCACTATGTAGCGACTCAAAATCAACAATAGTAGTAAACAACGTACTCAACACAGTAACATCCCTCCTAAAAAAATAACGGCCTGAACCAGCCCAAAAAACTACGAACAGACCGCCATTACACTGTTTCGGCACTTGGCCGTGGATACAAGTCCTTTTGAGAGGCGCACGGTTGCCAGGCCATAAACACAGCCAGGCACTTCAGGCATATCCTCAGAAGCGGGACGGGAACCGATATTCGAGTTGACATTCGAACGAGCGTTGTTCACGTTCAGCGCAAACACACCAGCAAGCGCACCATTGTTCCAGTTGCCACCACGGATCGGCATCCGTAAATAACTCATACCCAAAAAAACACACTACCCCTGAACCGACCGCACCCAGCCGCCAATCATGCGACCAATCTCATCATTCATGCGCGACCACAATTC
Coding sequences within:
- the phnC gene encoding phosphonate ABC transporter ATP-binding protein, with the translated sequence MLRLTELTKRYPTGDRALRGVSLSLPRGQVMALIGPSGAGKSTLIRCVNRLVEPTGGQIFLGDTELTRLSLSALRQQRRRMGMIFQEYALVERLSVMENVLSGRLGYVGFWRSFLRRYPQSDIDAAFRLLERVGLDQFANKRADALSGGQRQRVGIARALIQDPDILLVDEPTASLDPKTSRQIMRLICELCAEKGLAAVINIHDVALAQMFAARIVGLRQGEIVFDGLPEELTPDALTRIYGEEDWSAAVATSDDDDECSTPQSNFRFTGTMPRFAMQGATT
- a CDS encoding DNA adenine methylase, which gives rise to MTRPIIPWMGGKKRLAKKIIPNFPEHECYVEPFAGGAAIFFLKPPSAVEVINDINSDLVNLYRVVRHHLNEFTFQFRTSLCSREMFEWLKDTPVHTLTDIQRAARFFYLQKLGFGGKLNSTFGTATTAPPKLNLTRIEEDLSAAHLRLQRVYVEHLSWDACIAKYDRPHTFFYCDPPYWHTAGYECEFGFEHYIKMAAMAKAIAGKMIISINDHPDIRELFSGMRCEEMSIKYTVGGSKEGRKESRELLIYSW
- a CDS encoding reverse transcriptase/maturase family protein: MLSTLFTTIVDFESLHSAYLRARRGKRDRCEVMEFERDLEGNLIALQNELMWDMYRVGRYRNFIVYEPKQRMISALPFRDRVVQHALVAAIEPFWQRRFIFDSYACRPEKGTHRGADRAQRFLRIVQRNHGAVYVLKADIARYFPSVDHGVLKCLLRKRVSCEKTLELLDGIIDAPVEGEGVVVLCGIPIGNLTSQLFANIYLHELDLYVKHTLRERYYVRYMDDFCIVHWDKSHLHELRRVIEGFLWDVLRLRTNAKTQVFPVGAHRGRALDFLGYKIFTTHRRLRNDSIARIKRTLRKLKIQYEAGEVCIERVRQSVQSWLAHSSHADARGLQRYILERFPFVHSLK